The following are from one region of the Longimicrobiaceae bacterium genome:
- a CDS encoding polysaccharide biosynthesis tyrosine autokinase produces MPDKSLPGWTAPGDVDPGGPASGPDFVPGWGVDSAAIRDYVAVLRRHWFLVIACALAGLGLAAYLVYTTPPTYSAAAAVRFVDNRGALTSGLGNDAATKIAGPITDPLLSQVQVLRSRAVAAQVVDKVGLRLSVMPVRGSAGMLKDTWVDPDIESDTLSLAFSAQSVTVSAHGRSATAAFDQPVQLDGVRFTVRPVKRSGSVRIVVVPRETAIAWLTLNVHAAVREKTDFIDVSIEAQDPKMAQDVVNAAIDAFRDINAGSAQQQSRRRRVFIESQLVHTDSALNAAQLALSDFRSRAQVYSSKEKLTGQQAALAELESRREQMDTDRRIARGLLDRLRGSGAQRDQGLQAMLSSPEIASDPVMSQLFAKLLQYQTSRDSLTAGAFGSAATNPDVQRLDQLITSTRGKLLTALQGHVSALDDRISALDALRQRNGTELQGLPPMEAEEVRLVQRLEAIAKLADQLREEQQKARISEAVEVGQVEIVDRATLPTHPIGTAPTRKLLFGLLVGLMLGAGSSYLMENLNTFINRQGEVESMLNLSVLAVVPPISEKTTGRRKRRVKPGADADQHTELVTITKAHSSAAEAYRTLRTNLIFSQTARTFKTIVVTSASPGEGKTTTAANLAVTFAQQGIRVLLVDCDLRRARLHKVFDVAREPGLTQLVLGHTAAADAVHATTVPGLSVLASGTLPPNPSELLGGLRMRNALATLGETFDMILIDSPPLMAAADAAILGTMVDGVLLVVRSGHTERAAAQLAVQQLLQVGAPVLGAVLNDPEANVPKYGGYYYYDYYGGSD; encoded by the coding sequence ATGCCCGACAAGTCGCTGCCCGGCTGGACCGCTCCGGGCGACGTGGACCCCGGCGGCCCCGCCTCGGGGCCGGACTTCGTTCCCGGCTGGGGCGTGGACTCGGCCGCGATCCGCGACTACGTGGCCGTGCTCCGGCGCCACTGGTTCCTGGTGATCGCCTGCGCGCTCGCCGGCCTGGGCCTGGCGGCGTACCTGGTCTACACCACGCCCCCCACGTACAGCGCCGCCGCCGCCGTCCGCTTCGTGGACAACCGCGGCGCGCTCACCAGCGGCCTGGGCAACGACGCGGCGACCAAGATCGCCGGGCCCATCACCGACCCGCTGCTCTCGCAGGTGCAGGTTCTGCGCAGCCGCGCGGTGGCCGCCCAGGTGGTGGACAAGGTGGGCCTGCGCCTCTCGGTGATGCCCGTGCGCGGCTCGGCCGGCATGCTCAAGGATACGTGGGTGGACCCGGACATCGAGTCCGACACCCTGTCGCTGGCGTTCTCGGCCCAGAGCGTGACGGTGTCGGCCCATGGGCGCAGCGCCACGGCGGCCTTCGACCAGCCGGTGCAGCTGGACGGCGTGCGCTTCACGGTGCGCCCCGTCAAGCGGTCGGGCTCGGTGAGGATCGTGGTGGTGCCCCGCGAGACGGCCATCGCATGGCTGACGCTGAACGTCCACGCCGCGGTGCGCGAGAAGACCGACTTCATCGACGTGAGCATCGAGGCGCAGGACCCGAAGATGGCGCAGGATGTGGTCAACGCGGCCATCGACGCCTTCCGCGACATCAACGCCGGCTCCGCCCAGCAGCAGTCGCGCCGCCGCCGCGTGTTCATCGAGTCGCAGCTGGTGCACACCGACTCGGCGCTCAACGCGGCGCAGCTGGCGCTCAGCGACTTCCGCAGCCGGGCGCAGGTGTACAGCTCCAAGGAGAAGCTGACCGGGCAGCAGGCCGCGCTGGCCGAGCTGGAGTCGCGGCGCGAGCAGATGGACACCGACCGCCGCATCGCGCGCGGGCTGCTGGACCGCCTGCGCGGCTCGGGCGCCCAGCGCGACCAGGGCCTCCAGGCGATGCTCTCGTCGCCCGAGATCGCCAGCGACCCGGTGATGAGCCAGCTCTTCGCCAAGCTGCTCCAGTACCAGACCTCGCGCGACAGCCTCACGGCGGGCGCGTTCGGCAGCGCGGCCACGAACCCCGACGTGCAGCGCCTGGACCAGCTGATCACGTCCACGCGCGGCAAGCTGCTCACCGCGCTCCAGGGGCACGTCTCGGCGCTGGACGACCGGATCTCGGCGCTCGACGCGCTGCGGCAGCGCAACGGCACCGAGCTGCAGGGCCTGCCGCCCATGGAGGCCGAGGAGGTGCGCCTGGTGCAGCGGCTGGAGGCCATCGCCAAGCTGGCCGACCAGCTGCGCGAGGAGCAGCAGAAGGCCCGCATCTCCGAGGCGGTGGAGGTGGGCCAGGTGGAGATCGTGGACCGCGCCACGCTGCCCACGCACCCCATCGGCACGGCGCCCACGCGCAAGCTGCTCTTCGGCCTGCTGGTGGGGCTGATGCTGGGCGCCGGCAGCTCGTACCTGATGGAGAACCTGAACACCTTCATCAACCGGCAGGGCGAGGTGGAGTCGATGCTCAACCTCTCCGTGCTCGCCGTCGTGCCGCCCATCTCCGAGAAGACCACCGGCCGCCGCAAGCGGCGCGTGAAGCCGGGGGCGGACGCCGACCAGCATACCGAGCTGGTGACCATCACCAAGGCGCACTCGTCGGCCGCCGAGGCGTACCGGACGCTGCGCACGAACCTGATCTTCTCGCAGACGGCGCGCACCTTCAAGACCATCGTGGTCACCAGCGCCAGCCCCGGCGAGGGCAAGACGACCACGGCGGCGAACCTGGCGGTGACGTTCGCGCAGCAGGGCATCCGCGTGCTGCTGGTGGACTGCGACCTGCGCCGCGCCCGCCTGCACAAGGTGTTCGACGTGGCGCGCGAGCCGGGCCTCACGCAGCTGGTGCTGGGCCACACGGCGGCGGCGGACGCGGTGCACGCCACCACCGTCCCCGGCCTGTCGGTGCTGGCCTCGGGCACGCTGCCGCCCAACCCGTCGGAGCTGCTGGGCGGGCTGCGCATGCGGAACGCCCTCGCCACGCTGGGCGAGACGTTCGACATGATCCTGATCGACTCGCCGCCGCTCATGGCCGCGGCCGACGCGGCGATCCTGGGCACGATGGTGGACGGGGTGCTGCTGGTGGTCCGCTCCGGCCACACCGAGCGCGCCGCTGCGCAGCTGGCGGTGCAGCAGCTGCTCCAGGTGGGCGCGCCGGTGCTGGGCGCGGTGCTGAACGACCCCGAGGCGAACGTGCCCAAGTACGGCGGCTACTACTACTACGACTACTACGGCGGCAGCGACTGA
- a CDS encoding polysaccharide biosynthesis/export family protein, whose protein sequence is MRTYLCLSLLALGALAPRASAQSQPPAQLGPGDVIRITVWRKPELSGDFDVQADSSVAHPLFREVKVAGVPVETAQQRVGTLLARYETSPQFVVQPLFRIAVGGEVRQPNLYPMRLGTTIGQAVAVAGGATERAELRRVELRRGGQAVLLDLAHPSTAVSLMEVRSGDQIVVPQKGDTFRQYVVPAASVVAALATLITLLRK, encoded by the coding sequence ATGAGAACGTATCTCTGCCTTTCCCTGCTGGCCCTCGGAGCGCTCGCGCCCCGTGCGTCGGCTCAGTCCCAGCCGCCCGCCCAGCTGGGCCCCGGCGACGTGATCCGCATCACCGTGTGGCGCAAGCCCGAGCTGAGCGGCGACTTCGACGTGCAGGCCGACAGCAGCGTGGCGCACCCGCTCTTCCGCGAGGTCAAGGTGGCCGGGGTGCCGGTGGAGACCGCGCAGCAGCGCGTGGGCACCCTGCTGGCCCGGTACGAAACGAGCCCGCAGTTCGTGGTGCAGCCGCTCTTCCGCATCGCGGTGGGCGGCGAGGTGAGGCAGCCCAACCTGTACCCCATGCGCCTGGGCACCACCATCGGCCAGGCCGTGGCGGTCGCCGGCGGCGCCACCGAACGCGCGGAGCTGCGACGCGTGGAGCTGCGCCGCGGCGGGCAGGCGGTGCTCCTGGACCTGGCGCACCCCTCGACCGCCGTCTCCCTCATGGAGGTCCGCTCCGGCGACCAGATCGTGGTGCCGCAGAAGGGCGACACGTTCCGCCAGTACGTCGTGCCGGCCGCCAGCGTGGTCGCCGCGCTCGCCACCCTCATCACGCTGCTGCGGAAATGA